One Cystobacter fuscus DSM 2262 DNA segment encodes these proteins:
- a CDS encoding sigma-54 interaction domain-containing protein — MSSSRPSLSTPLVRSALEALAGDVLLVDERLRVADATPRARVRLGLGELLPGRPLAEVLRLPEGHGGLEALLSHGRPLEVTSRGDDGAGCSFQVRALALDEGARRLGWLVLLSPGAEASPRGDVEETFHGLWTRDPGMKRLFRIVEKVARTESSVLVRGESGTGKELVANALHAISARRKGPFRAINCAALPPSLLESELFGHVRGAFTGAVRDSPGHFRLADRGTLFLDEVGEIPLELQGKLLRVLETRTVIPVGGRASVPVNVRIVAATHRALRREVEEGRFRADLMYRLRVVPLFLPSLRERRGDILPLARRFLDELERQGSRHVERISPGAQQLLERHGWPGNVRELRNVMEYAFVIGEGPLLHEADLPPEFSEPRPSAEPRAPSASLRPARPASALVRPVDDRDPATLRAALEEAGGNHTQAALLLGISRVTLWRRLRALGDKVSR; from the coding sequence ATGTCCTCCTCCAGGCCCTCCCTCAGCACGCCCCTGGTGCGCTCCGCCCTGGAGGCCCTGGCCGGTGACGTGCTGCTCGTGGATGAGCGGCTGCGCGTGGCCGACGCCACCCCCCGGGCGCGGGTCCGGCTCGGCCTCGGCGAGCTGCTCCCGGGGCGGCCCCTCGCCGAGGTGCTCCGCCTCCCCGAGGGACATGGTGGGCTCGAGGCGCTGCTGTCCCACGGGCGGCCCCTGGAGGTCACTTCCCGCGGGGACGACGGGGCGGGGTGCTCCTTCCAGGTGCGCGCCCTGGCGCTCGACGAGGGCGCCAGGCGGCTCGGGTGGTTGGTGTTGCTCTCGCCGGGGGCGGAGGCCTCGCCGCGGGGGGACGTCGAGGAGACCTTCCACGGGCTGTGGACGCGCGATCCGGGGATGAAGCGCCTGTTTCGCATCGTGGAAAAGGTGGCTCGCACCGAGTCGAGCGTGCTGGTGCGGGGCGAGTCCGGTACGGGCAAGGAGCTGGTGGCCAATGCCCTGCACGCCATCTCCGCGCGGCGCAAGGGTCCCTTCCGGGCCATCAACTGCGCGGCCCTTCCCCCCAGCCTGTTGGAGAGCGAGCTGTTCGGCCACGTGCGCGGCGCCTTCACCGGCGCGGTGCGCGACAGCCCGGGCCACTTCCGGCTCGCGGACAGGGGGACGCTCTTCCTCGACGAAGTGGGGGAGATTCCCCTGGAGCTCCAGGGCAAGCTGCTGCGGGTGCTCGAGACGCGCACCGTCATTCCCGTGGGCGGGCGCGCGTCGGTGCCGGTCAACGTGCGCATCGTCGCCGCCACCCACCGCGCGCTGCGCCGCGAGGTGGAGGAGGGCCGCTTCCGCGCGGACCTGATGTACCGGCTGCGCGTGGTGCCGCTCTTCCTGCCTTCGCTGCGTGAGCGGCGCGGGGACATCCTGCCCCTGGCCCGGCGCTTCCTCGATGAGCTGGAGCGCCAGGGCTCGCGCCACGTGGAGCGCATCTCCCCCGGAGCCCAGCAGCTGCTGGAGCGCCACGGCTGGCCGGGCAACGTGCGCGAGCTGCGCAACGTGATGGAGTACGCCTTCGTCATCGGAGAAGGCCCCCTGCTGCACGAGGCGGATCTGCCGCCCGAGTTCTCCGAGCCCCGTCCGTCCGCCGAGCCCCGCGCGCCCTCCGCGTCTCTTCGTCCGGCGCGCCCGGCCAGCGCCCTGGTCCGTCCGGTGGATGACCGTGATCCGGCCACCCTGCGCGCCGCGCTGGAGGAGGCGGGCGGCAATCACACCCAGGCCGCCCTCCTGCTGGGCATCAGCCGCGTCACCCTGTGGCGCCGGTTGCGCGCGCTCGGGGACAAGGTTTCGCGGTAA
- a CDS encoding vWA domain-containing protein, which yields MTLKTLSRPALGAALALSMLAAPQVLAGGPPPPAQEQPQKQTPLPPAPPRQETQPKIDVVFVLDTTGSMSGLIEGAKQKIFSIASRIAQGKPTPRVRVGMVAYRDVGDEYVTRWTDLTDDLDGVFTHLRQLRADGGGDTPEHVGRGLGEAVSKLSWDPGRETMKLIFLVGDAPPAQREKQWNFQHWVKRAAEQHIVVNTVRCGSDPETQTQWKYAAKTTDGLYESLEQSGGMAAVATPYDAELARVNAELARKTMYAGKKEAREANQARAGQMAELPAEAAAERIQFMKTTRGRGKGAAAAAVSSAPAPVQGAVDLTAQPEALAGVADDELPGELRALDTAGRAAKVKQLADERKALEEKAAKLAAERDTWRAKNVAEKQDAFDANVMKSVKAKAAAHGLSY from the coding sequence ATGACCCTGAAGACCCTCTCGCGCCCCGCCCTGGGGGCCGCGCTCGCCCTCTCCATGCTCGCCGCGCCCCAGGTCCTCGCCGGTGGCCCGCCCCCGCCCGCCCAGGAACAACCCCAGAAGCAAACGCCCCTGCCTCCCGCTCCCCCGCGGCAAGAGACCCAGCCCAAAATCGACGTGGTCTTCGTCCTGGACACCACGGGCTCCATGAGCGGGCTCATCGAGGGCGCCAAGCAGAAGATCTTCTCCATCGCATCGCGGATCGCCCAGGGCAAGCCCACGCCTCGAGTGCGGGTGGGGATGGTGGCCTACCGGGACGTGGGCGACGAGTACGTCACCCGATGGACGGATCTCACGGACGACCTGGATGGCGTCTTCACGCACCTGCGCCAGCTCCGGGCGGATGGCGGCGGTGACACGCCCGAGCACGTGGGACGCGGCCTGGGCGAGGCGGTGTCGAAGCTGTCGTGGGACCCGGGCCGCGAGACGATGAAGCTCATCTTCCTGGTGGGAGACGCGCCGCCCGCGCAGCGCGAGAAGCAATGGAACTTCCAGCACTGGGTGAAGCGGGCGGCGGAGCAGCACATCGTGGTGAACACGGTGCGCTGTGGAAGCGACCCCGAGACCCAGACGCAATGGAAGTACGCGGCGAAGACGACGGACGGGTTGTACGAATCGCTGGAGCAGTCGGGTGGCATGGCGGCGGTGGCGACGCCCTATGACGCGGAGCTGGCCCGGGTGAACGCGGAGCTGGCGCGCAAGACGATGTACGCGGGGAAGAAGGAAGCGCGCGAGGCCAACCAGGCCCGCGCCGGACAGATGGCGGAGCTGCCCGCGGAAGCCGCGGCCGAGCGCATCCAGTTCATGAAGACGACCCGGGGCCGGGGCAAGGGGGCCGCCGCCGCCGCGGTGAGCAGCGCGCCCGCGCCGGTGCAGGGCGCGGTGGACCTGACGGCGCAGCCCGAGGCCCTCGCCGGCGTGGCGGACGACGAGCTGCCCGGGGAGCTGCGCGCGCTGGACACCGCGGGCCGCGCGGCGAAGGTCAAACAGCTCGCCGACGAGCGCAAGGCCCTGGAGGAGAAGGCCGCGAAGCTGGCGGCGGAGCGGGACACCTGGCGCGCGAAGAACGTGGCCGAGAAGCAGGACGCCTTCGACGCCAACGTCATGAAGAGCGTGAAGGCGAAAGCCGCCGCGCACGGACTGAGCTACTGA
- a CDS encoding sulfite exporter TauE/SafE family protein — protein sequence MIPGLHEAFALLVPPAMPLVGFALAALIGVSLGLLGGGGSILTVPILVYVLGFEPKESIAMGLAIVGTTSLFGAIGHWRAGNLQFRAALVFGAMAMGGTFLGARLSVLLPGSVQLVLFATVMLVAAVFMERNARRELTTPATGREPRAASFPLVAASALGVGALTGLVGVGGGFLIVPVLVLRVGLPMKQAVGTSLLVIAFNSFVGFAGYLGHVNVAWGALTLFTGLAIAGTFGGTWLSRFISQATLKRAFAGLLVVMGVLILYENRRTLPSLGRAAAMESPRPARPG from the coding sequence GTGATTCCGGGCCTTCACGAGGCGTTCGCGCTGCTCGTCCCTCCGGCCATGCCCCTGGTGGGCTTCGCGCTCGCGGCGCTCATCGGCGTGTCCCTGGGCCTGCTCGGGGGAGGGGGCTCCATCCTCACGGTGCCGATCCTCGTCTACGTGCTGGGCTTCGAGCCCAAGGAGTCCATCGCCATGGGGCTGGCGATCGTGGGCACCACGAGCCTCTTCGGCGCCATCGGGCACTGGCGCGCGGGCAACCTCCAGTTCCGGGCCGCGCTCGTCTTCGGGGCGATGGCGATGGGGGGCACCTTCCTCGGCGCGCGCCTGTCGGTCTTGCTTCCGGGCTCTGTGCAACTGGTGCTCTTCGCCACGGTGATGTTGGTGGCGGCGGTCTTCATGGAGCGCAACGCCCGGCGCGAGCTCACCACCCCGGCCACGGGCCGCGAGCCGCGCGCGGCCTCCTTTCCCCTCGTCGCCGCGTCCGCGCTCGGGGTGGGCGCGCTCACGGGGCTGGTGGGAGTCGGCGGGGGGTTCCTCATCGTGCCGGTGCTCGTCCTGCGGGTCGGTCTGCCCATGAAGCAGGCGGTGGGCACCAGCCTGCTCGTCATCGCCTTCAACTCCTTCGTCGGGTTCGCGGGCTACCTCGGTCACGTGAACGTGGCGTGGGGGGCCCTCACGCTCTTCACGGGCCTGGCCATCGCGGGCACCTTCGGGGGGACCTGGCTCTCGCGTTTCATCTCCCAGGCCACCCTCAAGCGGGCCTTCGCGGGCCTGCTCGTGGTGATGGGCGTCCTCATCCTCTACGAGAACCGGCGGACGCTCCCCTCGTTGGGACGGGCCGCCGCCATGGAGTCTCCGCGCCCGGCGCGCCCGGGCTGA
- a CDS encoding rhodanese-like domain-containing protein — MTSPLFLDLLPEHLDTLGPEVRRIDVREPDEFEGPLGHLSRAELVPLGTLEAACATWSRATPLLLICRSGRRSVTAAEILARRGFGRLYNLKGGMLAVREGASAPRGSGVPPT; from the coding sequence ATGACCTCTCCTCTCTTCCTGGATCTGCTTCCCGAGCACCTTGACACCCTGGGGCCCGAGGTGCGGCGCATCGACGTGCGCGAGCCCGACGAGTTCGAGGGACCCCTGGGCCATCTGTCCCGGGCCGAGCTCGTTCCCCTGGGCACGCTCGAGGCCGCGTGCGCCACCTGGTCCCGCGCGACGCCGCTGCTGCTCATCTGCCGCTCGGGCCGGCGGTCCGTGACGGCCGCCGAGATCCTGGCCCGGCGCGGCTTTGGCCGTCTCTACAACCTCAAGGGCGGCATGCTGGCGGTCCGCGAGGGCGCCTCCGCGCCGCGCGGCTCGGGAGTTCCGCCCACGTGA
- a CDS encoding MFS transporter, giving the protein MRVSPFEVPARAEPTPGEARAAVSTIFFINGFVFASWVPHIPTVQSRLGLSTSLLGLALLGVAAGALVAMPVTGALVSRWGSRFVTLVSALMLCALGVLPVRALDFPSLVLALVALGAANGSMDVAMNAHAVAVERRVGKTIMSSFHGLFSLGGLAGAGGSVLLLSRGMTPETHMLGVAAFGGTAVLACARFLLPASADGTGAAHAFALPRGPLLVFGAAAFVVMMVEGAMADWSAVYLRQSLAAEAGLAGAGYAGFSLAMAIGRLTGDRLVSGLGPRVLLLTGALLAAGGLGAALLLHHPVAAIVGFGCVGLGLSNLVPVLFSAAGRVSSIPAAVGIAAVSTTGYGGFLVGPPLVGLLADWTRLPVALGLLVVLLGLIAAGAHRVFPDGA; this is encoded by the coding sequence ATGAGGGTCTCTCCGTTCGAAGTCCCGGCGCGCGCCGAGCCCACCCCGGGTGAGGCCCGTGCCGCGGTGTCCACCATCTTCTTCATCAATGGCTTCGTCTTCGCGAGCTGGGTGCCGCACATCCCCACGGTGCAGAGCCGGCTGGGGTTGAGCACGAGCCTGCTGGGACTGGCGCTGTTGGGGGTGGCGGCGGGCGCGCTGGTGGCCATGCCCGTGACGGGCGCGCTGGTGTCGCGCTGGGGCAGCCGCTTCGTCACGCTCGTGAGCGCGCTGATGCTGTGCGCCCTGGGGGTGTTGCCCGTGCGCGCGCTCGACTTCCCGTCCCTGGTGCTGGCGTTGGTGGCGCTCGGGGCCGCCAACGGCTCCATGGACGTGGCGATGAACGCCCATGCCGTCGCCGTCGAGCGTCGGGTGGGAAAAACCATCATGTCCTCGTTCCATGGCCTGTTCAGCCTGGGCGGCCTGGCCGGCGCGGGGGGCTCCGTGCTGCTGCTCTCCCGGGGCATGACGCCCGAGACACACATGCTGGGAGTGGCGGCGTTCGGGGGCACGGCGGTGCTCGCCTGCGCGCGCTTCCTCTTGCCCGCCTCGGCGGATGGGACCGGGGCCGCGCATGCCTTCGCGCTGCCGCGAGGGCCGCTGCTGGTGTTCGGCGCGGCGGCCTTCGTGGTGATGATGGTGGAGGGGGCCATGGCGGACTGGAGCGCCGTCTACCTGCGCCAATCCCTGGCGGCCGAGGCCGGACTCGCGGGCGCGGGCTACGCGGGCTTCTCGCTGGCCATGGCGATCGGGCGGCTGACGGGGGATCGGCTCGTCAGCGGCCTGGGCCCGAGGGTGCTGCTGCTCACCGGAGCCCTGCTCGCCGCCGGGGGACTCGGGGCCGCGTTGCTCCTGCACCACCCGGTGGCGGCCATCGTGGGGTTCGGGTGCGTGGGGCTCGGCCTGTCCAACCTCGTGCCCGTGTTGTTCAGCGCGGCGGGCCGGGTGTCCTCCATCCCCGCCGCGGTGGGCATCGCGGCGGTGTCCACGACGGGCTACGGCGGCTTCCTCGTGGGCCCTCCACTCGTCGGACTGCTCGCGGACTGGACGCGCCTGCCCGTGGCCCTGGGGCTGCTCGTGGTGTTGCTGGGCCTCATCGCCGCGGGGGCGCACCGCGTGTTCCCGGACGGGGCCTGA
- a CDS encoding NAD(P)/FAD-dependent oxidoreductase: protein MSEHVRAGQEGARLARIPRASRHRILIIGGGTAGISVAARLARAGQKDVAIIEPSAQHYYQPLWTLVGAGEARVEDTVRDEAHLIPKGVKWIQDWARDVDPVARRVSTRGGLEIGYDFLVVAPGIQLDWDKVRGLREALETRPNVSSNYEARYAPKTWDMLRAFQGGTALFTHPATPVKCAGAPQKIMYLAADHFRKRGLDKAAHVVFASAGKTIFGVKEYAAVLDQVVERYGIDTRFQHDLVEVRGARNEAVFRHTRADGGAEQIVLSYELLHVCPPQSAPDFIKASPLAWQDGPNRGWVKADKYTLRHPDYPEVFALGDASDLPTSRTGAAIRKEAPVLVENLLSVMAGREPTAKYDGYASCPLTTAYGKLLLAEFGYEGKPTPTFPFIDSIKERHDMWLLKKYGLPQLYWKLMLRGRA, encoded by the coding sequence ATGAGCGAACACGTCCGCGCAGGGCAGGAGGGCGCGCGGCTGGCCCGGATTCCCCGCGCCTCGAGGCATCGGATTCTCATCATCGGTGGGGGAACCGCGGGCATCAGCGTGGCCGCGCGGCTGGCCCGAGCCGGGCAGAAGGACGTGGCGATCATCGAGCCCAGCGCCCAGCACTACTACCAACCGCTCTGGACGCTGGTGGGGGCCGGCGAGGCGCGCGTGGAGGACACCGTGCGCGACGAGGCCCACCTCATTCCCAAGGGGGTGAAGTGGATCCAGGACTGGGCACGGGACGTGGACCCGGTGGCCCGCAGGGTGAGCACCCGGGGCGGTCTGGAGATTGGCTACGACTTCCTCGTGGTGGCGCCGGGCATCCAGCTCGACTGGGACAAGGTGCGCGGGCTGCGCGAGGCGCTGGAGACGCGGCCCAACGTCTCCAGCAACTACGAGGCGCGCTATGCCCCCAAGACGTGGGACATGCTCCGCGCCTTCCAGGGGGGCACCGCCCTCTTCACCCACCCCGCCACGCCAGTGAAGTGCGCGGGCGCGCCGCAGAAGATCATGTACCTGGCCGCGGACCATTTCCGGAAGAGGGGCCTCGACAAGGCCGCGCACGTCGTCTTCGCCTCCGCGGGCAAGACCATCTTCGGGGTGAAGGAGTACGCGGCGGTGCTGGATCAGGTGGTGGAGCGCTATGGCATCGACACGCGCTTCCAGCACGACCTGGTGGAGGTGCGCGGAGCGCGCAACGAGGCCGTCTTCCGGCACACCCGGGCGGATGGAGGCGCCGAGCAGATCGTCCTCTCCTACGAGCTGCTCCACGTGTGCCCGCCCCAGAGCGCGCCGGACTTCATCAAGGCGAGCCCCCTGGCCTGGCAGGACGGGCCCAACCGGGGCTGGGTGAAGGCGGACAAGTACACGCTGCGCCACCCGGACTACCCGGAGGTGTTCGCGCTGGGAGACGCCTCGGACCTTCCCACCTCGCGCACCGGCGCGGCCATCCGCAAGGAGGCGCCCGTGCTGGTGGAGAACCTGCTCTCCGTCATGGCGGGGCGCGAGCCCACCGCGAAGTACGATGGCTACGCGTCCTGCCCGCTCACCACCGCCTACGGCAAGCTGCTGCTCGCGGAGTTCGGCTACGAGGGCAAGCCCACGCCCACCTTCCCGTTCATCGATTCCATCAAGGAACGGCATGACATGTGGCTGCTCAAGAAGTACGGCTTGCCGCAGCTCTACTGGAAGTTGATGCTGCGCGGACGGGCCTAG
- the sitA5 gene encoding SitA5 family polymorphic toxin, with protein sequence MGPVRLEPQAEEELRARYERFCTTRGGGDCLGLFEDGPYLRSDDRSTLALALAFGSVLDETYAALGRELNPKALIASVVWTVGIYMGLWLLPEPVTKGAAAVLTVALVAWLGIDTMWGLMDGWAELVMKARVATTFDELREAGAGFAKVLGTDAARAIILAVTALSGRTLREVGPALRSLPSFRLAQVQLAGQGGPAWMFVRVKQVQAVAASTEGALAVTVGPEVALASAMMMSRNSAASASSGGSPATEVYRHHGGNRQVERNGERWHLPRGVSVNDLPASDPLGDQLQAAAKEAAASWSQETYGPKVTAAIQRMLKRGLVHRAELLERQARGRWVEEQLRLRFPHLKWNRSGVDVTGPSGQKYHYEILSGTESNFEIHGRRMASTFFRMIFF encoded by the coding sequence GTGGGGCCGGTCCGGCTCGAGCCGCAAGCCGAGGAGGAGCTTCGGGCGAGGTACGAGCGTTTCTGCACCACCCGCGGGGGCGGCGACTGCCTGGGGCTATTCGAGGACGGCCCCTACCTGCGCTCGGATGACCGCAGCACCCTGGCCCTGGCGCTGGCCTTCGGCTCAGTCCTGGACGAGACGTACGCGGCGCTCGGACGAGAGCTGAACCCCAAGGCACTCATTGCCTCGGTCGTGTGGACGGTCGGAATCTACATGGGCCTGTGGCTGCTGCCGGAGCCGGTGACGAAGGGGGCAGCGGCCGTGCTCACCGTGGCGCTGGTGGCCTGGCTGGGCATCGACACGATGTGGGGCCTCATGGACGGCTGGGCGGAACTCGTCATGAAGGCGCGGGTGGCTACCACCTTCGACGAACTGCGCGAGGCCGGGGCTGGTTTCGCCAAGGTGCTGGGGACCGACGCGGCCCGGGCAATAATTCTGGCGGTTACGGCCCTCTCGGGACGGACGCTGAGGGAGGTGGGCCCGGCGTTGCGCTCGCTGCCGAGCTTCCGGCTCGCGCAAGTACAGCTCGCGGGGCAAGGCGGGCCGGCTTGGATGTTCGTGCGGGTGAAGCAGGTGCAGGCGGTGGCTGCCTCGACGGAGGGTGCCCTGGCGGTCACTGTGGGGCCCGAGGTTGCCCTCGCCAGCGCGATGATGATGAGCCGGAACAGCGCGGCGAGCGCCAGCTCGGGCGGGTCCCCTGCCACCGAGGTGTACCGGCACCACGGTGGCAACAGGCAAGTAGAGAGGAATGGCGAGCGCTGGCACCTACCGCGGGGAGTGTCCGTCAACGACCTTCCCGCCTCGGACCCACTGGGTGACCAGCTCCAGGCGGCGGCGAAGGAGGCAGCGGCCAGCTGGAGCCAGGAGACTTACGGGCCGAAGGTGACAGCGGCGATCCAGCGGATGCTCAAGAGAGGCCTTGTACATCGTGCGGAGCTTCTTGAGCGCCAGGCGCGAGGACGCTGGGTGGAGGAGCAATTGCGGCTACGCTTCCCCCATTTGAAGTGGAATAGAAGTGGCGTTGACGTCACCGGCCCCTCGGGCCAGAAGTACCACTACGAGATTCTCTCGGGCACCGAGTCGAACTTCGAGATTCATGGGCGGCGGATGGCGAGCACCTTCTTTCGTATGATCTTCTTCTGA
- a CDS encoding M4 family metallopeptidase, whose amino-acid sequence MSHRIRGVVGVTALSLLMSACTEGSGLEGSKAEGVKTLASALGNNVVDKDEAGVARFIVGDLGAAPASSLAADLAPALATIAPQFRISADDLRLKRSYKDAQGDEHYRYQVSHNGRAIYGGELRLHARAGKIIAANTNVRGDLTGPDKAVVAPEAAAIAAAEDRDAPLSARTAAGEPELFYYRAGDKLLLVYEVRQTGTQADGTPVDDSVLVNSLDGSIVQRIPHVHTALDRKMYDGLTKSTLPGTLARIEGAAPVADAVVNTNYDHLGTVYKCYSELFNRDSINNAGATLISTVHHQVKYVNAFWNGTQMVYGDGDGVNASNLANSLDVTAHELTHAVTEYESDLIYSGESGGLNESWSDIFGAVCEWYRDGKVVSAATWIVGDDVWTPSIPGDGLRYMANPTQDGDSLDYYPDYSSGVDVHYSSGISNLAFYLLSQGGKHPAGKTTTEVTGIGIEKAAKIFYKANADIMTASTSFEQAKVATEQAAQQLGYDAATIASVTNAWKAVGVGVPVPPPPTSPIEKNVPASVEGAKGSKKYFDFDVPEGAYDLQVTLAGGTGDADLYLRFANAPTTSLYDCRPYKSGNNESCTIAAPSNGKWYVLLNGYSAYSGATLTVTWKGGYTNIENRQKVEGLSGTPGSERIFKIAVPARKNGGNNHVQIRLHGGTGNVDLYAQHGSAPNTFEYDCRGVHDHNNETCNLNDVRPGNYYILVYGAKGGFENVTLEVLHQE is encoded by the coding sequence GTGAGTCATCGAATTCGCGGAGTCGTTGGCGTTACCGCCCTGTCGTTGTTGATGAGCGCGTGCACCGAAGGGAGCGGCCTGGAGGGGTCCAAGGCCGAGGGTGTCAAGACTTTGGCGTCGGCGCTTGGCAACAACGTCGTGGACAAGGACGAGGCGGGCGTAGCGCGTTTCATCGTGGGCGACCTGGGCGCTGCCCCGGCCTCCTCGCTCGCCGCGGATCTCGCTCCGGCCCTGGCCACCATCGCGCCCCAGTTCCGCATCAGCGCGGACGACCTGCGGCTCAAGCGCTCCTACAAGGATGCGCAGGGTGACGAGCACTACCGCTACCAGGTCAGCCACAACGGGCGGGCCATCTACGGGGGCGAGCTGCGCCTGCACGCGCGCGCCGGGAAGATCATCGCCGCCAACACCAACGTGCGCGGCGACCTGACGGGCCCGGACAAGGCGGTGGTTGCGCCCGAGGCCGCCGCCATCGCGGCCGCCGAGGACCGTGACGCCCCGCTGTCCGCGCGCACCGCCGCCGGCGAGCCGGAGCTCTTCTACTACCGTGCGGGCGACAAGCTCCTGCTCGTCTATGAGGTCCGCCAGACGGGGACGCAGGCGGACGGCACGCCGGTGGACGACTCGGTGCTCGTCAACTCGCTGGATGGCTCCATCGTCCAGCGCATCCCGCACGTGCACACGGCGCTGGACCGCAAGATGTACGACGGCCTGACCAAGAGCACCCTGCCCGGCACCCTGGCGCGCATCGAGGGCGCGGCGCCCGTGGCCGACGCGGTCGTCAACACCAACTACGATCACCTCGGCACGGTCTACAAGTGCTACAGCGAGCTGTTCAACCGCGACTCCATCAACAACGCGGGCGCCACGCTCATCAGCACCGTGCACCACCAGGTGAAGTACGTGAACGCCTTCTGGAACGGCACCCAGATGGTCTACGGCGATGGTGACGGCGTCAACGCCTCCAACCTGGCCAACTCGCTGGACGTCACCGCGCACGAGCTCACCCACGCCGTGACCGAGTACGAGTCGGATCTCATCTACTCGGGCGAGTCCGGTGGTCTCAACGAGTCCTGGTCCGACATCTTCGGCGCCGTGTGCGAGTGGTACCGGGATGGCAAGGTCGTCAGCGCGGCCACCTGGATCGTCGGTGACGACGTGTGGACGCCGTCCATCCCCGGCGACGGCCTGCGCTACATGGCCAACCCCACCCAGGATGGCGACTCGCTGGACTACTACCCGGACTACTCCTCCGGCGTGGACGTGCACTACAGCTCGGGCATCTCCAACCTGGCCTTCTACCTGCTGAGCCAGGGTGGCAAGCACCCCGCGGGCAAGACGACCACGGAAGTGACGGGCATCGGCATCGAGAAGGCCGCGAAGATCTTCTACAAGGCCAACGCCGACATCATGACGGCGAGCACCAGCTTCGAGCAGGCCAAGGTCGCCACCGAGCAGGCCGCGCAGCAGCTCGGCTACGACGCGGCGACCATCGCCTCCGTCACCAACGCCTGGAAGGCCGTGGGTGTGGGCGTGCCCGTGCCTCCTCCGCCCACGTCTCCCATCGAGAAGAACGTGCCGGCCAGCGTCGAGGGCGCCAAGGGCTCCAAGAAGTACTTCGACTTCGACGTGCCCGAAGGCGCGTATGACCTCCAGGTCACCCTGGCCGGTGGCACGGGCGACGCGGACCTGTACCTGCGCTTCGCCAACGCGCCCACCACCAGCCTGTATGACTGCCGTCCCTACAAGTCCGGCAACAACGAGTCGTGCACCATCGCCGCGCCGAGCAACGGCAAGTGGTACGTGCTGCTCAACGGCTACAGCGCCTACTCCGGCGCCACGCTGACGGTGACCTGGAAGGGTGGCTACACCAACATCGAGAACCGCCAGAAGGTGGAGGGCCTCTCCGGCACGCCGGGCTCCGAGCGCATCTTCAAGATCGCGGTGCCGGCTCGCAAGAACGGTGGCAACAACCACGTGCAGATCCGCCTGCACGGCGGCACGGGCAACGTGGACCTGTACGCGCAGCACGGCTCGGCGCCCAACACCTTCGAGTACGACTGCCGCGGCGTGCACGACCACAACAACGAGACGTGCAACCTCAACGACGTGCGCCCGGGCAACTACTACATCCTGGTGTACGGCGCGAAGGGTGGCTTCGAGAACGTGACGCTCGAGGTCCTCCACCAGGAGTAG
- a CDS encoding MBL fold metallo-hydrolase, which translates to MIFRQLFDAESSTYTYLLGDPSSGQAALIDPVLEQVERDLTLVRELGLRLTHVLETHVHADHITSAGRLRERTGCTVVASERGASCADLHVRHGDEVRVGALVVRVLATPGHTDDGVSYCLGERVFTGDTLLIRGTGRTDFQNGDAGQLHDSITRVLFALPDDTLVYPGHDYQGRTVTTLGEEKRHNPRLVGRGREEFIHLMANLHLPMPRKLDVAVPANRSCGRLDS; encoded by the coding sequence ATGATCTTCCGTCAGCTCTTCGACGCCGAGTCCTCGACCTATACCTACCTCCTGGGCGATCCGTCCTCGGGGCAGGCCGCGCTCATCGATCCGGTGCTCGAGCAGGTGGAGAGGGATCTCACGCTGGTGCGCGAGCTCGGGCTGCGCCTCACCCATGTGCTGGAGACGCACGTGCACGCGGACCACATCACCTCCGCGGGGCGGCTGCGCGAGCGCACCGGGTGCACGGTGGTGGCCAGCGAGCGGGGGGCGTCGTGCGCCGACCTGCATGTGCGGCATGGGGACGAGGTGCGCGTCGGGGCCCTGGTGGTGCGCGTGCTCGCCACGCCGGGACATACCGATGACGGCGTGAGCTACTGCCTGGGGGAGCGGGTGTTCACGGGGGACACGCTGCTCATCCGCGGCACCGGGCGGACGGACTTCCAGAATGGGGACGCGGGCCAGCTCCACGACTCCATCACCCGGGTGCTCTTCGCCCTGCCGGACGACACGCTCGTCTACCCCGGGCACGACTACCAGGGCCGGACGGTGACGACCCTTGGCGAGGAGAAGCGGCACAACCCGCGCCTCGTGGGACGCGGCCGCGAGGAGTTCATCCACCTCATGGCCAATCTCCACCTGCCCATGCCCCGGAAGCTGGACGTGGCCGTGCCCGCCAACCGCTCCTGTGGGCGCCTGGACTCGTAA